A single Phragmites australis chromosome 4, lpPhrAust1.1, whole genome shotgun sequence DNA region contains:
- the LOC133917099 gene encoding uncharacterized protein LOC133917099 isoform X1, with product MEAAEADWPPELRLPPPPPPPPAEPPPAQTVGMDDSQFLGSIMGEAARQGAAEAPAQQGAKRKRGRPPKKRDGAAVVAAAKPARVRRADEEEVVCFICFDGGNLVVCDRRGCPKVYHPACIKRDEAFFQSRSKWNCGWHICSSCEKAVHYMCYTCTYSLCKVCIKQGKFFSVRGTKGFCDTCFGTILLIESKDEAATKVDFDDITSWEYLFKLYWLDLKGKLSLTLEELTSAKDRWTIPNTSARKEKEESSDDLYDINNDDDVGSDCSSGKRRRTNSSRKKGQKRQKVNSDCSIAGKKVELAIRDAGSLPMKVPSEGVSLPADTKWASPELLEFVGHMRDGDRSFISQFDVQTLLLEYIKKNNLRDPQRKSQIVCDARLHRLFRKTRVAHFEMLKLLEMHFLMNETSRVNDNSQTATNLNSAQIVTNGCSDMAAKLSPDKRKRMHRKMEREQLVNLEAYAAADMHNINLIYMRRSLMEDLIDDATFSDKIHGAFVRIKISGIGQKQDMYRLVKVVGTHKVPEKYSIGKKMTNFALEILNLDKKEIIAMDTISNQDFTEEECKRLRQSMKCGLISRLKVGDVQEKAKILQSVRVNDWLENEKQRLGHLRDRASETGRRKQLRECVEKLQLLNNSEERTRRINEVLEVHVDSHMDPNYESAEEMDDKKAVGRNVNWTRSDTSISRRKSKYPNTIPNYRQKVSDANHHPTNLSTESTIRGSGAGRKFENFHSTNGTDIPKSSPMYEALSLSSSGVTMSSDTEPEKVWHYKDPSGNVQGPFTLLQLSKWTSYFPCDLRVWLTFESEERSLLLTEVLSKQQKDFTQAASVTTSSKATSADTGHNINAPSVDQTNALSPVGYSMLNSSGIAVQSNKYSVPERESVNSPDDSLSLSTSSVPPKDAHTLNSQVQCHTKHSVFVQSPGSSYGQTDLHHDGMQGGCSGESNHRHSSGALWSPTTAQMSCSGQANVESHHNQHASWSQSQHDSKNNSQGESVKDLNSRQDLLKILPTQRGGKDVPSPVFAWSPSESRTASSQHEGSCLSSTTNPSFLDEHHSFVAYAKPKSCAPATPIEDRGSSSPSGMLSHSERVPICASASDMCKMEEIMNQQRTLEADTSNTSVNQSPESKIFPVSSPDNQDIDREFPSPTPRSENKEPVADNSGLTPASPENLTNTYSPVSDTCKMEEIVNHQKVLEGDASNSSANPSPQSKASPVSSPNNKDLAHEHPSSTPRTDNKEPDVDNSPLTSAAPENLTTASASTSDTCKMEDIVNQQKTLEADASNASLNQPTHSNIFPVSSPDNQDIEHEYPSPTPRPENKEPLVDNSGLTSSAPENLTTTSASASDTCKMEGILDKKTLETDAPNGSAIEREYPSPTPTEREYPSPTPRSENKEPLVDNSGLTSAAPEILTTTSASASDTCKMEGILDKKTLETDAPNGSVIEREYPSPTPRSENKVPLVDNSGLTSAAPEILTTTSASASDTCKMEGILDKKTLETDAPNGSVIEREYPSPTARSENKVPLVDNSGLTSAAPENLTTTSASASDTCKMEEILDKKTLETDASNGSVTQSPQSKIFFVSSPDNLYIEREFPGPTTRSENKEPVVDNSGLTSAAPENLTTKIPGVSPDSLVMPKSGPPSGELGAAESDFKVEEEIIQKELYSESTVVTRENMVTDPSGDAESIDVSNVLESLIEQRCGTSYMHGTAALEDFLATSAEEEPQCSSPIALSPWGVPSYYQGDTVDSALWGLQDDSINDDMWSLLSPTPTLQPSSGIGTEGNDTRDIYEVAVPHGNSENFQRGPTPGEENVNQAISGVVTDWVLPELVKSKPNDVSVSSVDESTGVLGWQPSADQSLYAGTEWSTSQNLHLSSCEKAVPSSKISWEESRKKECTNSSVSSSGEAIGNTSKGWNPPSGSASRGSHRSRHRDRYSQISESWLLSSNYSRSRSDRFDTGGSSRSTLKGQTRGVCKFHESGHCRKGASCSYQHP from the exons ATGGAGGCCGCGGAGGCCGACTGGCCGCCCGAGCTCCGGctcccgcccccgccgcccccgcccccggcGGAGCCACCGCCCGCGCAGACGGTGGGGATGGACGATTCGCAGTTCCTGGGGTCGATCATGGGGGAAGCGGCGCGGCAGGGGGCCGCGGAGGCGCCGGCGCAGCAAGGGGCGAAGAGGAAGAGGGGGAGGCCACCGAAGAAGAGGGACGGGGCAGCGGTGGTAGCGGCCGCGAAGCCCGCGAGGGTAAGGAGGGcggatgaggaggaggtcgtgTGCTTCATCTGCTTCGATGGGGGCAACCTCGTCGTGTGCGATCGGAG GGGATGCCCTAAGGTCTACCATCCGGCGTGCATCAAGCGTGACGAGGCGTTCTTCCAGTCCCGGAGCAAGTGGAACTGCG GTTGGCACATATGCAGCAGCTGTGAAAAGGCAGTGCACTACATGTGCTACACTTGCACATACTCCCTTTGCAAAGTGTGCATCAAGCAAGGTAAATTCTTCAGTGTCAGGGGGACCAAGGGCTTCTGCGACACATGTTTTGGGACTATACTTCTGATAGAATCCAAAGATGAAgctgctacaaag GTTGATTTTGATGACATAACCAGCTGGGAGTACCTGTTCAAGCTATATTGGTTAGATCTGAAAGGGAAGCTTTCACTAACATTGGAAGAACTTACTAGTGCCAAGGACAGATGGACTATTCCTAACACTTCTGCtaggaaagaaaaagaggagtcaTCAGATGACCTATATGACATTAATAATGACGATGATGTTGGTTCTGACTGCTCCTCAGGAAAACGAAGGCGAAcgaattcttcaaggaaaaagggCCAAAAACGTCAAAAGGTAAATTCAGATTGTAGCATTGCTGGGAAAAAGGTCGAACTTGCAATTAGAGATGCTGGGAGCCTACCCATGAAAGTACCAAGTGAAGGGGTTTCCTTGCCAGCAGACACAAAATGGGCGTCACCAGAGCTATTGGAGTTTGTAGGACACATGAGAGATGGTGATCGATCTTTTATTTCCCAATTTGATGTTCAGACTCTTTTGCTtgaatatattaagaagaatAACCTCCGTGATCCTCAGAGGAAAAGCCAAATTGTTTGCGATGCAAGACTTCACCGTTTGTTCAGGAAAACACGTGTTGCTCACTTTGAGATGTTAAAGCTTTTGGAAATGCATTTTCTTATGAACGAGACTTCAAGAGTAAATGATAACAGCCAAACGGCCACCAATCTTAATTCAGCTCAAATAGTTACCAATGGATGCAGTGACATGGCAGCAAAATTATCTCCTGATAAGAGGAAGAGAATGCATAGAAAGATGGAAAGAGAACAGCTGGTTAATCTTGAGGCTTATGCAGCCGCTGATATGCATAATATAAATCTAATCTACATGCGACGCAGTTTGATGGAGGATCTAATTGATGATGCCACATTCTCGGACAAAATTCATGGTGCTTTTGTGAGGATAAAAATTTCTGGTATTGGTCAGAAGCAAGATATGTATCGTCTAGTGAAAGTTGTTG GAACACACAAGGTTCCAGAAAAATACAGCATTGGGAAGAAGATGACAAATTTCGCACTTGAGATATTAAATTTAGACAAAAAGGAGATTATTGCGATGGATACAATATCTAATCAGGATTTTACAGAG GAGGAATGCAAACGCTTAAGGCAGAGCATGAAGTGTGGTCTAATTAGCCGACTAAAAGTG GGAGATGTTCAAGAGAAAGCTAAGATCTTGCAATCTGTGAGAGTGAATGAT TGGTTGGAAAATGAAAAGCAGAGGCTGGGGCATCTTCGTGACCGAGCAAGTGAAACAGGGCGCAGAAAACAA CTTCGAGAGTGTGTGGAAAAGCTGCAGCTCCTCAACAATTCTGAAGAAAGAACTCGCAGGATAAATGAAGTTCTAGAGGTGCATGTTGACTCCCACATGGATCCTAACTACGAATCTGCTGAAGAAATGGACGACAAAAAAGCTG TTGGAAGGAATGTAAATTGGACAAGATCAGATACATCCATATCACGAAGAAAATCAAAATATCCAAACACTATTCCAAATTATAGACAAAAAGTTTCTGATGCTAACCATCACCCAACAAACCTGTCCACGGAAAGTACAATACGGGGCTCGGGAGCAGGAAGAAAGTTTGAGAATTTCCATTCAACAAATGGCACAGATATTCCAAAATCCAGCCCTATGTATGAAGCTTTATCACTGTCATCTTCTGGAGTAACAATGTCAAGTGACACGGAGCCAGAGAAAGTCTGGCACTACAAGGATCCTTCTGGGAATGTTCAGGGCCCATTCACTCTTTTGCAGCTATCCAAGTGGACAAGTTACTTCCCATGTGATCTGAGAGTATGGCTTACATTTGAGAGTGAAGAGAGATCGTTGCTGTTGACTGAAGTGCTTTCAAAACAACAGAAAGATTTTACTCAGGCTGCATCAGTTACTACAAGTAGCAAAGCAACATCGGCTGACACTGGACATAACATAAACGCCCCAAGTGTGGATCAGACCAATGCTCTATCCCCTGTTGGTTATAGTATGCTTAATTCTTCTGGAATAGCTGTTCAGTCTAATAAGTATTCTGTTCCAGAAAGAGAAAGTGTGAACTCTCCCGATGATAGCTTGTCACTCTCAACTAGTTCCGTTCCTCCAAAGGATGCTCATACTTTGAATAGTCAAGTACAGTGCCATACTAAGCATTCAGTTTTCGTTCAATCTCCTGGAAGTTCGTATGGACAGACAGACTTGCACCATGATGGAATGCAGGGAGGATGCTCTGGTGAATCAAACCATCGGCACAGCAGTGGTGCCCTGTGGAGTCCAACCACGGCCCAGATGAGTTGTAGTGGACAGGCTAATGTAGAATCTCATCACAATCAGCATGCTTCATGGTCACAAAGCCAACATGATTCTAAAAATAATTCACAAGGAGAATCTGTAAAAGATCTGAATTCAAGACAGGATCTGTTGAAAATCCTTCCTACTCAACGAGGTGGGAAAGATGTCCCCAGTCCTGTATTTGCTTGGAGTCCATCTGAGTCCAGAACCGCTTCAAGTCAACATGAAGGCTCTTGCTTAAGTTCAACAACCAATCCAAGCTTTCTCGATGAACATCATTCTTTTGTTGCTTATGCAAAGCCTAAGAGTTGTGCTCCAGCAACACCTATTGAAGACAGAGGTTCAAGTTCGCCGTCAGGCATGCTGAGCCACTCTGAAAGAGTTCCAATATGTGCATCTGCTTCCGATATGTGCAAGATGGAGGAGATCATGAATCAGCAAAGAACACTTGAAGCGGATACATCAAATACTTCAGTTAATCAGTCTCCTGAATCTAAGATTTTCCCTGTATCTTCTCCTGATAACCAAGATATTGACCGTGAGTTTCCTAGTCCAACTCCAAGATCTGAGAATAAGGAACCTGTGGCTGACAACTCAGGGTTAACACCAGCATCACCTGAAAATTTAACTAATACTTATTCGCCTGTTTCCGATACATGCAAGATGGAGGAGATCGTGAATCATCAAAAAGTACTTGAGGGGGATGCATCAAATTCTTCAGCCAATCCTTCTCCTCAATCTAAGGCTTCCCCTGTTTCTTCTCCTAATAACAAAGATCTTGCACATGAACATCCCAGTTCAACCCCAAGGACTGATAATAAGGAGCCTGATGTGGACAATTCACCTTTAACATCAGCAGCTCCAGAAAATCTAACAACGGCTTCTGCATCTACATCCGATACATGTAAGATGGAGGATATCGTGAATCAGCAAAAAACACTTGAAGCAGATGCATCAAATGCTTCACTTAATCAGCCTACTCATTCCAACATTTTCCCTGTATCTTCTCCTGATAACCAAGATATTGAGCATGAATATCCTAGTCCAACTCCAAGACCTGAGAATAAGGAGCCTCTTGTGGACAACTCAGGGTTAACATCATCAGCGCCTGAAAATTTAACTACTACTTCTGCATCTGCTTCTGATACATGCAAGATGGAGGGGATCTTGGATAAGAAAACACTTGAAACAGATGCACCAAATGGTTCGGCTATTGAGCGTGAATATCCTAGTCCAACTCCTACTGAGCGTGAATATCCTAGTCCAACTCCAAGATCTGAGAATAAGGAGCCTCTTGTGGACAACTCAGGGTTAACATCAGCAGCACCTGAAATTTTAACTACTACTTCTGCATCTGCTTCCGATACATGCAAGATGGAGGGGATCTTGGATAAGAAAACACTTGAAACAGATGCACCAAATGGTTCAGTTATTGAGCGCGAATATCCTAGTCCAACTCCAAGATCCGAGAATAAAGTGCCTCTTGTGGACAACTCAGGGTTAACATCAGCAGCGCCTGAAATTTTAACTACTACTTCTGCATCTGCTTCCGATACATGCAAGATGGAGGGGATCTTGGATAAGAAAACACTTGAAACAGATGCACCAAATGGTTCAGTTATTGAGCGCGAATATCCTAGTCCAACTGCAAGGTCTGAGAATAAAGTGCCTCTTGTGGACAACTCAGGGTTAACATCAGCAGCGCCTGAAAATTTAACTACTACTTCTGCATCTGCTTCTGATACATGCAAGATGGAGGAGATCTTGGATAAGAAAACACTTGAAACAGATGCATCAAATGGTTCGGTTACTCAGTCTCCTCAATCCAAGATTTTCTTCGTATCTTCTCCTGATAACCTATATATTGAACGTGAATTTCCTGGTCCAACTACTAGATCTGAGAATAAGGAGCCTGTTGTGGATAACTCAGGGCTAACatcagcagcacctgaaaattTAACAACTAAGATACCTGGTGTGTCACCAGATTCTTTGGTAATGCCAAAGTCTGGCCCTCCAAGTGGGGAATTGGGTGCTGCAGAATCAGATTTTAAAGTCGAAGAAGAAATCATTCAAAAAGAACTATACAGTGAATCCACTGTTGTTACAAGAGAGAACATGGTAACTGATCCTTCCGGTGATGCTGAGTCGATAGATGTGTCTAATGTCTTGGAATCTTTAATAGAACAAAGGTGTGGAACTTCATACATGCACGGAACAGCAGCATTGGAGGATTTCCTTGCCACTTCAGCCGAGGAAGAACCACAATGCTCTAGCCCTATCGCATTATCCCCTTGGGGTGTACCTAGTTACTACCAAGGTGATACTGTTGATTCTGCACTCTGGGGTCTCCAAGATGATTCGATCAATGATGATATGTGGTCATTGCTTTCTCCAACTCCCACACTCCAACCTTCATCTG GTATTGGAACCGAGGGAAATGACACTCGTGATATCTATGAAGTAGCTGTGCCCCATGGAAATAGTGAAAATTTTCAAAGAGGACCAACGCCAGGGGAGGAAAATGTGAACCAGGCAATCTCGGGTGTTGTCACGGATTGGGTACTGCCTGAGCTG GTCAAATCAAAACCAAATGATGTGTCTGTATCATCAGTAGATGAGAGTACAGGAGTTTTAGGTTGGCAGCCATCAGCCGATCAGAGCTTATATGCAGGTACTGAATGGAGCACTAGCCAGAATCTTCACTTGTCTAGTTGTGAAAAAGCAGTGCCTTCAAGTAAAATCTCTTGGGAAGAATCAAGGAAGAAGGAATGCACCAATTCCAGTGTTTCTAGTTCAGGAGAGGCCATTGGAAACACCAGCAAGGGCTGGAACCCACCTTCTGGTAGTGCTAGTCGGGGCAGCCACCGGAGTCGTCACCGTGACAGGTACTCTCAAATAAGCGAATCTTGGCTTCTTAGTTCAAATTACTCTAGGAGTAGGTCTGATAGATTTGACACTGGTGGGTCATCAAGATCGACTTTGAAGGGGCAAACTAGGGGCGTATGTAAATTTCACGAAAGTGGGCACTGCAGGAAGGGTGCATCTTGTAGCTACCAGCATCCTTAA